The following proteins are co-located in the Lichenicola cladoniae genome:
- the istA gene encoding IS21 family transposase has translation MVRLGELVMILDLHRQGLSVSAIARRVGTDRKTVRKYIERGLEPPIYQARQPRPAKVAPFHPYLRERVAAYPDLTGSRLHREIRDLGYAGGYTAVKDFLRGVRPTTPAGFEVRFETPPGRQAQVDFAHFRTVFTDEPSVERVVWLFSLVLGHSRMLWGRFVPHQDLQTLLRCHAAAFEALHGAPTEILYDRMRTVFSREDPEAGHIVYNRTVVEFARHYGYLPKACQAYRAKTKGKVERPFRYIREDFFLSRSFRNLGDLNDQFRQWLDRVANARIHATTQRVVSEHFAEERPRLQPLPAGPFQAVLRLERRITRDGMVSVDGNLYSVPDTTHRRPVEVHSTASEVRILEEGHVVATHPVLEGRGQRRIIAGHRSAPPPPNSQTPRNGPLPGRSGDVVALRPLAFYDAVGKRLAADGAAA, from the coding sequence GTGGTCAGGCTTGGGGAGCTCGTCATGATCCTGGATCTGCATCGGCAAGGGTTGAGCGTGTCGGCCATCGCGCGTCGCGTCGGCACCGATCGAAAGACCGTGCGCAAATATATCGAGCGGGGTCTCGAGCCGCCGATCTACCAGGCGCGACAGCCACGACCCGCCAAGGTGGCTCCGTTCCATCCCTACCTGCGTGAGCGTGTCGCGGCCTATCCTGACCTGACCGGCAGCCGCCTCCATCGTGAGATCCGCGATCTTGGCTATGCCGGGGGCTACACGGCGGTAAAGGATTTCCTGCGCGGCGTCCGGCCGACCACACCAGCTGGTTTCGAGGTGCGCTTCGAGACGCCACCAGGTCGCCAGGCGCAGGTCGACTTCGCCCATTTTCGCACCGTGTTCACCGACGAGCCAAGTGTCGAGCGGGTCGTGTGGCTCTTCTCGCTCGTGCTGGGCCACAGCCGGATGCTGTGGGGACGGTTCGTGCCGCATCAGGATCTGCAGACCTTGCTGCGTTGCCATGCCGCGGCTTTCGAGGCGTTGCACGGTGCGCCGACCGAAATCCTCTACGACCGCATGCGCACAGTGTTCAGTCGTGAGGATCCCGAGGCTGGCCACATCGTCTACAACCGGACTGTCGTCGAGTTCGCCCGGCACTACGGCTACCTGCCCAAAGCCTGCCAGGCCTATCGGGCCAAAACCAAGGGTAAGGTGGAGCGGCCGTTCCGCTACATCCGCGAGGATTTCTTCCTCAGTCGCAGCTTTCGCAACCTTGGCGACCTCAACGACCAGTTCCGCCAGTGGCTTGATCGGGTTGCCAACGCCCGCATCCACGCCACCACGCAGCGCGTGGTCAGCGAGCATTTCGCCGAGGAGCGCCCACGCCTGCAGCCGCTTCCGGCCGGACCGTTCCAGGCCGTGCTGCGCCTGGAGCGGCGCATCACCCGCGACGGCATGGTCTCCGTCGACGGCAATCTCTACAGCGTGCCCGATACCACCCATCGCCGGCCGGTCGAGGTGCACAGCACCGCCAGCGAAGTGCGCATTCTCGAGGAGGGGCACGTCGTCGCTACCCATCCCGTGCTGGAGGGACGCGGCCAGCGCCGTATCATCGCCGGGCACCGGAGCGCACCACCTCCGCCCAACAGTCAGACACCTCGCAATGGTCCACTACCCGGCCGATCCGGTGACGTCGTCGCACTCCGACCCCTGGCGTTCTATGATGCCGTCGGCAAGCGGCTCGCCGCGGACGGAGCGGCCGCGTGA
- a CDS encoding error-prone DNA polymerase, translating to MSDYVELQVTSNYSFLRGASHVEELFLAAKDLELPAIAVTDHNTLAGIARAHARAEEVGIRLIVGCRLDLRDGLPVLAYPTDRAAYARLCRLLTLGKGRTGKGGCDIGWADLLAHGEGLLLILLPDAVDARLELELASLRQGFAGRCYLQLSLRRRPGDAVRLRQLSDLAQAARVPTVVTGDVLFHAPDRRILQDVVTCIRESCTIDDAGFRRERFADRHLKAPAEMHRLFGAYPEALMRTLEIADRCRFSLSELRYQYPDEADIAGQTPQQALEQQVGDSIPLRYPDGLPADVAKQLQHELDLIAALDYASYFLTVNSIVRFARSKEILCQGRGSAANSAVCYVLGITSIDPVRSGLLFERFISAERREPPDIDVDFESERREEVIQWVYQRYGRDRAALCCTVMRFHSRGAIRDVGKAMGLPADVTAALAGQVSAWSNDGISEAHAAELNLNLTDRRLRLTLQLARELIGFPRQLGTHPGGFVLTQDRLDDLVPIEPASMADRQVIEWDKDDIDALKFMKVDVLGLGMLGCMRRSFELLQEHHGVTMDVATIPAEDPATYAMIRKADTLGTFQIESRAQMSMLPRLKPVTFYDLVVQVAIVRPGPIQGDMVHPYLRRREGKEPVEYPKEELRRVLGKTLGIPLFQEQAMQVAIQCAGFTPGEADQLRRSMATFKFTGGVSHFKDKLIEGMVGKGYERSYAERTFSQLEGFGSYGFPESHAASFALIAYASSWMKCHHPDVFCVALLNSQPMGFYAPAQVVRDARQHGVEVRPVCVNASRWDCTLEPRRDNGPGLAVRLGLRLAKGLANQDGAQLVAHRGEAPYRSVEEIWRRADIPAAALERLAEADAFQGLGLDRRQALWQVKGLADTALPLFAAADMGRRPRPELVEPLVALTPMKDGREVVEDYRSIGLSLRRHPVSFIRPQLQARRMISCADLRNTRDGLRIIVPGIVLVRQKPGSAKGVMFITIEDETGVANLILWPDRFEAQRRLVLSAGMIACHGKVQREGEVIHVVTDRLDDLSDLLWSVGDQDGAFPIRHGQGDVVTHPATRDPRDGPGAGPGGRPIRHIDIPDLHIRSGIKVPTRDFR from the coding sequence ATGTCCGACTATGTCGAGCTGCAGGTCACCAGCAACTACTCGTTCCTGCGCGGCGCCAGCCATGTCGAGGAGCTGTTCCTCGCCGCCAAGGACCTTGAGCTGCCGGCGATCGCCGTCACCGACCACAACACCCTGGCCGGCATCGCCCGCGCGCATGCCCGCGCCGAGGAGGTCGGCATCCGGCTGATCGTCGGCTGCCGGCTGGATCTGCGCGACGGTTTGCCCGTGCTGGCCTACCCAACCGATCGTGCCGCCTACGCCCGGCTGTGCCGGCTGCTGACGCTCGGCAAGGGACGCACCGGCAAGGGCGGCTGCGATATCGGCTGGGCCGACCTGCTGGCGCATGGCGAAGGTCTGCTGCTGATCCTGCTACCGGATGCGGTGGATGCACGGCTCGAGCTAGAACTTGCCAGTCTGCGGCAGGGCTTTGCCGGTCGCTGCTATCTGCAACTCAGCCTGCGCCGTCGCCCGGGTGATGCGGTGCGCCTGCGCCAGCTGAGCGACCTGGCGCAGGCGGCGCGGGTGCCGACGGTGGTCACCGGGGACGTGCTGTTCCACGCCCCGGACCGTCGCATCCTGCAGGACGTGGTGACCTGCATCCGTGAGAGCTGCACGATCGACGATGCCGGCTTCCGGCGCGAGCGCTTCGCCGATCGGCATCTCAAGGCACCGGCCGAGATGCACCGGCTGTTCGGTGCCTATCCCGAAGCGCTGATGCGCACGCTCGAGATCGCCGATCGCTGCCGCTTCAGCCTGTCGGAGTTGCGCTACCAGTATCCGGACGAAGCTGACATCGCCGGGCAGACGCCGCAGCAGGCGCTCGAACAGCAGGTCGGCGACAGCATCCCGTTGCGCTACCCGGACGGGCTGCCGGCGGACGTGGCCAAGCAGCTGCAGCACGAGCTCGATCTGATCGCAGCACTCGACTACGCGTCGTACTTCCTCACCGTGAACAGCATCGTCCGCTTTGCGCGTTCCAAGGAGATCCTGTGCCAGGGTCGTGGATCGGCGGCCAACTCCGCGGTCTGCTACGTACTCGGCATCACCTCGATCGACCCGGTGCGGAGTGGGCTGCTGTTCGAGCGCTTCATCTCGGCGGAGCGCCGCGAGCCGCCTGACATCGACGTCGACTTCGAGTCAGAACGGCGCGAGGAGGTGATCCAGTGGGTGTATCAGCGTTACGGCCGCGACCGGGCGGCCCTGTGCTGCACGGTGATGCGGTTCCATTCCCGCGGGGCCATCCGCGACGTCGGCAAGGCGATGGGGTTGCCGGCGGATGTGACCGCTGCGCTGGCCGGACAGGTCTCAGCTTGGTCCAACGACGGCATCAGCGAGGCGCATGCGGCCGAGCTCAACCTCAACCTGACCGATCGCCGGCTGCGCCTGACGTTGCAGCTGGCCCGTGAGCTGATCGGCTTCCCGCGCCAGCTCGGCACCCATCCGGGCGGTTTCGTGCTGACCCAGGACCGGCTCGATGATTTGGTACCGATCGAACCGGCCTCGATGGCCGACCGGCAGGTCATCGAGTGGGACAAGGACGATATCGACGCGCTCAAGTTCATGAAGGTCGATGTGCTCGGCCTCGGCATGCTCGGCTGCATGCGCCGCTCGTTCGAGCTGCTGCAGGAGCATCACGGCGTGACGATGGATGTCGCCACCATCCCAGCGGAGGATCCGGCCACCTACGCGATGATCCGCAAAGCGGACACGCTCGGCACCTTCCAGATCGAGAGCCGGGCGCAGATGAGCATGCTGCCGCGGCTGAAGCCGGTGACCTTCTATGATCTGGTGGTGCAGGTGGCGATCGTCCGGCCCGGGCCGATCCAGGGCGACATGGTGCATCCGTATCTGCGTCGCCGGGAAGGCAAGGAACCGGTCGAGTATCCCAAGGAAGAACTGCGCCGGGTGCTCGGCAAGACGCTGGGTATCCCGCTGTTCCAGGAGCAGGCGATGCAGGTCGCCATCCAGTGCGCGGGCTTCACCCCGGGCGAGGCGGATCAGCTGCGGCGCTCGATGGCGACCTTCAAGTTCACCGGCGGGGTCAGCCACTTCAAAGACAAGCTGATCGAAGGCATGGTCGGTAAGGGCTACGAGCGCAGCTATGCCGAGCGCACCTTCAGCCAGTTGGAAGGGTTCGGCTCGTATGGGTTTCCGGAGAGCCATGCCGCCAGCTTCGCGCTGATCGCCTACGCCAGCAGCTGGATGAAGTGCCACCACCCGGACGTGTTCTGCGTCGCCCTGCTGAACTCCCAGCCGATGGGCTTCTATGCGCCGGCGCAGGTGGTGCGGGATGCGCGCCAGCACGGGGTCGAGGTCAGGCCGGTCTGCGTCAACGCATCACGCTGGGACTGCACGCTGGAGCCGCGGCGGGACAACGGGCCGGGGCTGGCGGTGCGGCTTGGGCTGCGTCTGGCCAAGGGGCTGGCAAACCAGGACGGAGCGCAGCTGGTCGCACATCGCGGGGAGGCGCCGTATCGCAGCGTCGAAGAGATCTGGCGTCGCGCGGACATCCCGGCGGCGGCGCTGGAGCGGCTGGCGGAGGCGGATGCGTTCCAGGGCCTTGGGCTCGATCGGCGTCAGGCACTCTGGCAGGTGAAGGGGCTGGCCGACACGGCGCTGCCGCTGTTTGCCGCAGCAGATATGGGGCGGCGACCACGGCCGGAACTGGTGGAACCGCTGGTAGCGCTCACGCCGATGAAGGACGGGCGCGAGGTGGTGGAGGATTACCGCAGCATCGGGCTGAGCCTGCGCCGGCACCCGGTCTCATTCATCCGGCCACAGCTGCAAGCCAGGCGGATGATCAGCTGTGCCGACCTCCGCAACACCCGGGACGGCCTTCGCATCATCGTGCCGGGCATCGTGCTGGTGCGGCAGAAGCCGGGCTCGGCGAAGGGTGTGATGTTCATCACCATCGAGGACGAAACCGGTGTCGCCAACCTGATCCTGTGGCCGGACCGGTTCGAGGCGCAGCGCCGGCTGGTGCTGTCGGCCGGGATGATCGCGTGCCACGGCAAAGTGCAGCGGGAAGGCGAAGTCATCCACGTCGTGACGGACCGGCTGGACGATCTGTCCGACCTACTGTGGTCGGTCGGTGATCAGGACGGTGCATTTCCAATCAGACACGGGCAGGGCGACGTGGTGACGCATCCAGCAACTCGGGATCCTCGTGACGGGCCAGGGGCTGGTCCAGGTGGGCGCCCAATCCGCCACATTGACATTCCGGACTTGCACATCAGGTCAGGCATCAAGGTGCCGACCCGAGATTTTCGCTGA